A genomic window from Silene latifolia isolate original U9 population chromosome Y, ASM4854445v1, whole genome shotgun sequence includes:
- the LOC141628665 gene encoding uncharacterized protein LOC141628665 — translation MYNASANGLAEAFNKTLCNLLRKVVAKSKRDWHERIGEALWAYSTTYKTPTQATPYALVYGVEAVLPLELQIPSLRIAIQEGLTDDENDKLRLAELEFLDKKRLEA, via the coding sequence ATGTACAATGCCTCTGCAAATGGTTTGGCTGAAGCCTTCAATAAAACTCTTTGTAACTTGTTGAGAAAAGTAGTAGCAAAGTCAAAGCGAGATTGGCATGAAAGAATTGGTGAGGCGTTATGGGCATACAGTACCacatacaaaacacctactcaGGCAACCCCGTACGCGTTGGTGTATGGAGTGGAGGCCGTGTTGCCTTTGGAGTTGCAGATCCCTTCCTTACGCATTGCTATTCAGGAGGGACTCACAGATGATGAGAATGACAAGTTGCGATTAGCAGAGTTAGAGTTTCTCGACAAAAAAAGATTAGAGGCCTAA